One window of the Anolis sagrei isolate rAnoSag1 chromosome 5, rAnoSag1.mat, whole genome shotgun sequence genome contains the following:
- the SLC38A2 gene encoding sodium-coupled neutral amino acid symporter 2 produces the protein MTKAEMGKLNTTPDEDSSSYSSNSNDFNYPYPTKQASLKSHYVDMDPENQNFLLENNPGKKKYETEYQPGTTSFGMSVFNLSNAIVGSGILGLSYAMANTGIALFVILLIFVSLFSLYSVHLLLKTANEGGSLLYEQLGMKAFGMAGKLAASGSITMQNIGAMSSYLYIVKYELPLVIKAFMNIEENTGQWYINGDYLVILVSLVLILPLSLLKNLGYLGYTSGFSLLCMVFFLIVVICKKFQIPCGLEHDLINATLNATQEHLSTVSPFHGTDVNVTNDDACTPKYFIFNSQTVYAVPILTFSFVCHPAILPIYEELKGRSRRRMMKVSNVSFFAMFLMYLLAALFGYLTFYGHVEPELLHTYSAVLGSDVLLLIVRLAVLMAVTLTVPVVIFPIRSSITQLLCSGKEFSWLRHCAITFVLLVFTNILVIFVPTIRDIFGFIGASAAAMLIFILPSAFYIKLVKKEPMKSVQKIGALLFLLSGIFVMTGSMTLIILDWTSNAASDGH, from the exons ATGACCAAAGCTGAAATGGGGAAGCTCAACACCACCCCGGATGAGGACAGCAGCAGCTACAGCTCGAACAGCAACGACTTCAACTACCCCTACCCCACCAAGCAGGCTTCTCTGAAGAG CCATTATGTAGACATGGATCCAGAAAACCAAAACTTTTTACTTGAAAACAATCCTGGAAAGAAGAAATATGAAACTGAATAT CAACCAGGTACTACTTCCTTTGGAATGTCAGTATTTAACCTGAGCAATGCGATTGTGGGCAGTGGCATCCTTGGACTGTCTTATGCCATGGCAAACACTGGAATTGCTCTCTTTGT aaTTCTCCTAATATTTGTGtcgctgttttctttgtattccGTTCACCttcttctgaagactgccaatgaaggAG GATCTTTGTTATATGAACAACTGGGAATGAAGGCATTTGGCATGGCTGGGAAGTTAGCAGCCTCTGGATCAATTACAATGCAGAACATTGGAG CTATGTCAAGCTACCTCTACATAGTGAAATATGAATTACCATTGGTCATCAAAGCATTTATGAACATAGAAGAGAACACAGG GCAGTGGTATATCAATGGTGACTACTTGGTCATATTGGTATCTTTGGTGCTGATTCTACCTTTATCACTACTGAAAAATTTAG GTTATCTGGGCTACACCAGTGGATTTTCCTTGTTGTGCATGGTCTTCTTTCTCATTGTC GTCATTTGCAAGAAATTTCAGATTCCTTGTGGGCTGGAACATGACTTGATTAATGCAACTCTGAATGCCACACAAGAACACCTGTCAACTGTTTCACCTTTTCACGGAACTGATGTCAATGTAACTAATGACGATGCGTGCacaccaaagtatttcatcttcaACTCACAG ACTGTCTATGCTGTACCAATCCTGACGTTTTCCTTTGTCTGCCATCCTGCTATTCTTCCTATTTATGAAGAACTCAAAGG CCGAAGCCGCAGAAGAATGATGAAGGTATCCAATGTTTCATTTTTTGCCATGTTCCTCATGTACCTTCTGGCTGCTCTCTTCGGCTACTTGACATTTTATG GCCATGTTGAGCCAGAATTGCTGCATACATACTCTGCAGTCCTGGGAAGTGATGTTCTTCTCTTGATTGTACGTCTGGCTGTTCTGATGGCTGTGACTCTTACTGTGCCAGTTGTGATTTTTCCA ATCCGCAGCTCCATCACACAGCTGTTGTGTTCAGGGAAGGAATTCAGCTGGCTGCGCCATTGTGCTATTACCTTCGTCCTTTTGGTATTCACCAACATCCTTGTGATCTTCGTCCCCACAATCCGAGATATATTTGGATTCATCG GTGCCTCTGCTGCTGCTATGCTGATCTTTATACTTCCATCTGCTTTCTACATCAAGCTAGTGAAGAAAGAGCCAATGAAGTCCGTACAGAAGATTGGG GCTCTTCTTTTCCTGCTCAGTGGCATATTTGTGATGACTGGAAGTATGACCTTGATCATTCTGGATTGGACAAGCAATGCTGCTTCTGATGGGCATTAA